The region CGGGCGTCGCGGTAAACGTTGCTGTTGCCGTGCTCGTCGCGGTGTTGGTTGCCGTATTTGCCGGAGTGTTAGTCGGCGTGTTAGTTGACGTAGCCGTTTCTGTCGGCGTGTTAGTTGACGTAGCCGTTTCTGTCGGCGTATTCGTCGAAGTCGCCGTAAACACAGGTGTGTTAGTTGGCGTATTGGTCGCCGTTGAAGTTGCAGTCGCCGTTTCTGTCGGCGTCGGCGTAAACGTTGCTGTGTTAGCCGCTGTCGGCGTATTTGTTGCGGTATTTGTCGGGGTCGCTCCGCCCGGAATTGTTACGCTTCCGTTTGTCAAAGCGGCCTGCGGATCGCCTTCATTAAACATGAATCCTGGATGGAAGCCGCCAGTCGGATTCGTGTAATCCTCAAATACAAGAGAGGTCGACTGTCCCGGAGTTCCAATTACATTAAATCGAAGATTGATGAGCGTTCCCGAGCCTATCAATGACGCTCCTTGGAATGCAGAAACGATCAGGTGTCCGGCATTGGCCGAGTTCGGAGTTATCGACATTGCACTGCTCAGCGTTCCGACGGTATCCGTGGGCGGTGAGGCCGGCGTCATAACTGTCGGGTCAAACGAGATTTGCATGTCATACGAGATAACTCCCAACCCTGTCAGATCTCCAACAGTTATAGGAATAATAACGAGGCCGGGCGTTGCACTTATGTTTGGCAACGACACTGGCACTCCGCTAGGCGTACCCGCTGCTGTTGGAGTAGCCGTGCTAGTCGCTGTATTGGTTGCCGTATTTGCCGGCGTATTAGTCGGCGTGTTCGTTGACGTTGCCGTAAACACAGGAGTGTTTGTTGGCGTGTTAGTTGATGTTGCCGTAAATACAGGAGTGTTTGTTGGCGTATTCGTCGCTGTGTTCGAAGGCGTATTCGTAGCCGTATTTGAAGGTGTAAATGTCGCAGTCGAAGTAGGCGTTGCTGTCGATGTCGATGTCGCTGTCGGCGTGTCCGTCGGCGTCGGTGTAAACGTTGCCGTGTTAGCCGCTGTCGGAGTATTTGTCGCCGTATTTGTTGGAGTCGAGCCGCCAGGTATAGTCACGCTTCCGCTTGAAGGCACTGCGACCGGATCGCCTTCGTTGAACATAAACCCGGGATGGAATCCGCCGGACGGATTAGTATAGTCATTGAAAACAAGATTGCTCGATTGTCCCGGCGTACCCACAACATTGAAGTTGAGGATAAGCAGTGTTCCCGGAACCAATCACCGAAGCTCCCTGAAATGCCGAGATGATAATGTGTCCCGCATTCGACGTGTTCGGCGTTATAGACATTGAAGAGCTGAGTGTTCCCGTCGTTGTGACAGGTGCAACAGCAGGCGTCAAAACCGCAGGGTTGAAATCCATCTGGAGGTCATATGAGATAACTCCTAATCCTGTCACATCACCCACTGTGATCGGAATAGAGATCGGCCCCGGTGTCGCGTTAATAACCGGAAGCGATACCGCTACAGTATTACCCGCGAGAGCCGATCCGGCAGAGCGAGTGGTAATCGTAATTGTATTCGCAGGTATCGCAGATTGTGCACCGGAAAAAATCGGTGCGACACTACTCTGCAATCCGAAAAACTGTGCTGTCGAGTCTAAAAACCCTAGACGAGAACTGGCACCGTAAGCTGAAACACTTAGCAGCATTGCAAAAATAATAGCCAGAAGTCCAAAGTTTTTTGCAGGGGAAGATCCCTTTGAAAAAGAACTTTTCAGTGAATTTAATATGAATACAAAGGGTGTAACGACACTCTTAACGGTAAACGACGACATAGATATCTCCTTAAGGAATGCTTTTTGATCTCTAGAGCAATTTAAAGAACAATGGTGATAATTCTAATACGGAACACCCGATAAGGTCAACGGGATTTTGCTCATAAATCTACTTAAACCTTGTTTTTAGTAATAATAAAAAGCTTTTTAGTCTTAATTTTTAGTTAAATCCCTAAATCCGAAGCTATTCACCAAAAATCATTTCGATTAGATAACCTGAAACTCATACTTATTCACAACTAAATCTCTGATGTGAGGAGACAGTAAATGGAAAAATGGCCGCGTCACATGAGACGTAGCCATTTCCGATCGTAGAATGAAATTAGCTTAAGGCATTTTGACGTCCATCCGTGTTGAGGATGCAAAACCAGCTGGTTTGCCATCCTTGGTGGTCAGATTTACCTGCTTGTAGCCTTTTTCGTTTCCGAGTTGGTATACCTTTTGCAGATATTCTTCACGTTTTTCTTTTGTCAGATTATCCCATGATGGCAGCATCAACCCGTAGAATGTGTCGCCGGCGATCTTCCCGCTCTTGATGTGCTCACCCAGAATCGAATCACCAAGATCAACAACTGCAACACCTGCCGTCGAAGCCTTCTCCTCGTCAATGGTGCTTGACCACACATATAGGCCTCCGGCAACAAGTATGAGCACAAAACCAACACCGAGCAGCCATCGATTGACATTGCGAACATTGTCGATCAGATTGCCAACGAAAGACGATTCTCCCGCAGGCTTAGTTTCCGCTTTTGTTTGTTCCGGAGTATGTGTTTCAGGTTCGATCGCGTTGTCGATCTCATCGGCTGCGGGTTCCTCGTTGATAACCTCGTCGGTTAACCCATGCAAAAGTTCAACCAGGTCTAGCGATCGGCCTGCAGCATCTGAAACAGACGGATCGTTGAAATCGCCATACTTGATCTGAATGCTTTCCGCATCCATCTTTTGGCGTTCGCGAATGATCAGGCCGACGTAGGCATTGCCGATGCGAATATTACTTTCGATAGCAGCGGCAATTACTGATGGCTCGTAAAATAGTTCGTTTATACTCTCTTTGAAGAGTCGCAGCCGACCGAAAAAGTCGCTTTCGATAAGCTGGTCAAAAAGCGTTGCTCCTTCGGCTTCGTTCGCAAGATCGTCAAAGCTCAAACCGGTCAACATGATCTTTGACTCGTCATGTTCCGCGTCATACAGCGGCACACTCGACCAGTCGCTGTACAGCGTGTTGATATGGCTAAGTATTTCCTCGCGGCCAAAAAGGCATGCCCGTTTGTCCTGACTGATCGGCCTTGAAAAGAGGCGCGTTATAACAAAATCAAACTTCGATCGCACCGTTTCCGAATAAGGAGCATTTCGATAAAATCGGGCGAGGGCCAGTATCGCCTGTGAACTGAGTGCCGGACGTGAATTTTCGCAATATTGACGAATACTTGCAACCGATATATGACTATCACGTTCGATCAGTGCCAATCCCCACGCCTCTGTCTCCTGCATCAGAGCAAATTCAGCAGCCTTATGCTGTTCGGAATTTGAGTTTTCGGAAATGTTCAGGAAATTATTTAGAGCCTTCTTGGCATTAAAATCGTCGAAGGTCTTCGGGACGATCTTCATGTATTCGCGCTCGACGCCGGTCAAAATATGTTCGACCATCTGATGGCTCGAAACTTCAGCAACTGCACGCTTCTTAAAAAACTCCTTGCCGTGCCGGATTCTTTTGGGTTTGGCATGCTTCGTTTTTGCCGCAGCCTGAAATTCCTCTGCGGTCTCCATGAGAACTATCTCTGCTTCGGAGCCTATATCTGATTCGATATTTGAAAATTCGGAGTCCAACTCCGCTATCTCATCATCGAGCGCCGCAAATTCCGGCTGCCCGTCGTCCTTGTCAGGGACTTTTGCGGCTTCCGGAATACCTGTAGCGGCTTTTTTCTTTTGTGCGGCGTCGATTACCGTATTTTCAAGCAGGTTCTCTTCTTTCAGTTCGACAATAAGGTCTTCGAAGACATTCATGGTGGTTCACCTTTCCGGGGGATGGAAATTTAAGGAGGAGGATGGGTAGGGAAGAATTATTAGGGCTGGAGTTGTTCTATCACACCGGACTGTGTGATCCTATATTGGTAAACTTGGCCTTCACCTGTAACCTGCCGGGTAGCAACGATCGTATATCTATCCCTCAATTGCGTATCCGCCGTCTCCTCCAATGTGAAGAGAAACTTTCCTCGGACAAGATCATTTCCTGATGGTGTGCCTAAGCCATTTCCAAGCAGACTGTTTATCTCAGTAAGACGGCCAAACCGGCCGGTTCTTTGAAAGAAGCCAACCTGGGTAGAAGAGATGGTTCGCATGGAGGCAAAAGTGTTGCCGTTTTCTGACGCACGCACAGCCTTTTGAAGAAAAGGAACTGCCAACGCCGCTACAATTCCGATGATCACGACTACTATCAACAGCTCAATTAAAGAAAATCCTTGCTCACTTGATTTTTTCATTACTCTTAAACCTCTGTATTTCTTTATTCAAATCTCACTAATGTGACATTTTTTGGCACTTTACCTTGACAAGATCCGGCATCTTTTTAGACCGGATTTAGTTAACTTCAAGGTTTTTCAAATATTCCGGTATATTCCGGACTGCTGTCTCTTTGTATTAGCAACGGCTATGCCAAAGCCAATTTGGGCTGTTTTTAAAGAAAGTCCGGGTTTATCCGAGAAAGGTGTTTGTTTTTTAGCGGATTTTTATTACGCTATTAGCTTTTCCTTTATTGTTGGTGAGGAGCGATTAGAACTTGAGCGGTAATAGATCAAACAATCGAAACATACGGCATCGATAATTGGGGTGCCGATTACTTTGGTGTAAATCGAAAGGGCAACCTGATAGTTCGTGCGCCGGAAAACGAAAATTTCACCGCCGACGTAAAAGAGATCATTGACGATCTCAGCAAACGCGGCGTCAACACGCCGATCCTACTCCGTTTTCCCCAACTCATCTTCGGACAGATACGAAAGCTGCAAACAGCCTTCCGCAAATCGATAAAAGAATTTGAATATGAGGGCGGCCATCTATGCGTCTTCCCGATGAAAGTCAATTCCAACCGTGCCGTGATCGAGGAATATCTGCGCGAAGGTTCTCGATACGGCTTTGGCCTTGAGGCAGGCTCAAGGCAGAACTTTACGCCGCTCTTGGCGTGGAACAGGCAAAAGACAGCTTGCTTGTCCTCAATGGTTTTAAGGACAGAGAGTTTATCCAGCTTGCTTTTGCCGGAGCTTCGGCGGGCAAGAATGTTGTCATTGTTATCGAAAAATTGAGCGAGCTCGATCACACGCTAGCGATCGTCGAGGAAACTAAAAAAGAAAATCCGGATGCCGATATTCCGATGATCGGAGTCCGTGTAAAACTTTATTCAAAAGGCTCAGGAAAATGGGAAAAAAGCGGCGGCGAAGCGGCCAAGTTCGGCCTGACGACGACGGAAATTCTTGAGGTCATTCGACGTCTGCAGGAAGCCGGACGAATTGATATGCTTCGGCTGCTGCACTTTCATATCGGCTCACAGCTTACCGACATCAAGCGTATCAAGAACGCGATGAAAGAGGCCGCCCGCACCTATGCCAAGATCGTAAAAATGAAGATACCAGATCGAGTATCTCGACGTCGGCGGCGGAATGGCGGTTGATTACGATGGTTCGCGAACATCCTTTGAATCATCAGCAAATTACAACGCCCGCGAGTTTGCAAACGATGTGATCTATGTGATCAAAACTGTCTGCGACGATGAGAATGTCGCACACCCGACGATCATCCAGGAATCCGGGCGATATTTATCGGCATATCACGCGATATTGGTAACCAACATCCAGGACGAGATCGAAACGGTAGTCGAAAGCCATACTGCGATGACGTTTGAGAAAGATGATCCTCAGATCGTTCGTGAGCTTTTTGACCTGCGTGAAACGATCAACGGAAAGAACTATCGCGAGTATTATCACGACGCGCTCGAAAACCGCGATGAACTTTTCACGATGTTCAATCTCGGCCTCATATCGCTTGAGGCAAAGGGCAAAGGCGAGGTCCTGTTTTGGGACATCTGTGAAAAAAGCGGACCAATTCGCTCAGCTAAAGAAGTATGTTGCCGAAGAATTTGATGAATTGCGGCGTTTGATGTGTGCAAAATACCTTGCAAATTTCTCAGTTTTTCGGTCAATGCCGGACAATTGGGCTCTTGAACAATTATTTCCGATCATCCCGATACATAAACTCAACAAAAAGCCCACAGAATATGCTACGCTATGTGATATAACCTGTGATTCCGACGGTATAGTGGATAAATTCGTCGATCTGCACGATATTAAGCCGGTGCTCGAATTGCACAAGCTTACTAAAGGGGAAAGTTATTACCTTGCGATGATGCTCGTCGGCGCCTATCAGGAGGTTATGGGAAACAACCACAACCTTTTCGGTGTTCCGCACGAGGCTCACGTGTTTATCGGCGAGGACGGCTACATCATTAAAAAAGTGATTTACGGCGCGACACTAGGCGATGCAGTTGGTTCCGTTAGATTTGATCCGGGCCAATTGAACGACACTTTTCGCAAATCGGTTTTACAAAGGATCAAGGAAGGCCGCCTTTCAAATAGTGAAGGCAGCAAGATCATAAATTTTACGAGGACCAGGTTGAAAGTTATACATACCTGACTCCGAATGGAAAGAAAAAGTAAGCAGTTGGCAGCAGGTCTCCTTATGCCGACGAAATATTAAATATATATAGAAGAAAATTATGGTAGCTCAAAAAGAAAACAAAGTCTTCGAAATTCCTGTCTGTTCCAACGCGTCCGGTGCCTATCGATCGTGACCGTTCAGTAGCAGGGCTTCTCGAAAAAATGGAAGGTGCGGGTTTCGGTGCAAAACAGCTTGCCGAAGCACATCGTATATGGTTGGATATGCTCGACGACAACTCGACGATCTATCTTTGCGGTTCCGGCAATCTGATCACATCCGGCATGAGACGTCTTATTGCATATGTAATTAAGAATCGATTCGTAGATGTAATAGTGATGTCCGGCACAGTGCTGTACAACGACATTCACGAGATCCTCGGACGCAGCCATTATCAGGCCCACCCGAACATGAGTGACGAGGATCTGGAAGCAGCCGACATACGACGAGTCGGCGACGTGATCGCTAATCGCGAAGAATATCAGGAAGCAGACGAGTGGATTGGCAGCGTCATCAATCAGCTTGAACTAAGCCGTTCCTATTCGATCCGTGAATTCCTACACTTGATGGGCCGCGAACTGTCTGAGATCGCACACGAAGACGGTATTTTGACTTCGGCATTTAAGTCACGTATTCCCGTTTTTTGTCCTGACCTTCCAGGTTCCGAGATCGCGATCGGCATAGCGCGGGCAAAATTTGAAAAGAAGATCCAGATCGCGTTCGATACGACTCAGGATTCGATGGAGTTGATGCAGATCGCGCATAAAACGCGGCACTCGGCTCTCATATCTCTCGGCAGCACGCAAAGCCACAACATGCTTAATGTCGCCGAAATTTCGTCTTACATTACGCGAACCAATCCTCGCGGTCATAAATACGCAATCTCGATCGCAACGGACTCCGCGACGCTTGATGCTCGTATGCCATCATTCGGTGGCAGCCATACTTCGGCTTTTGGAAAGCTGGTTCGAGGTGCAACCACCGCGAACGTAACGTGTGATCCGTCTATCGCATTGCCAATGATCATTACGGCTCTTTCGCAAACAGCCGCTAAGTTTATGAAAGGCCGTAAACGTCCGACGTTCAGCTTTTCGGGCAAAGATATGAACATTGACGTACCTTAAAAGACAAAACGTACAATGCAAAATGCACAATGAATGAGGTTTTATCATTGTGCATTTTGCATTTTGAATTACATCATTAAAGACATGTCTGAATCTGAAGAATTACCAATGAATTTTGGCGGGATCGACGAGGAGCAATATTCCTCATTTGATTCTGCGTGTTTTGGTTCTTCCCGTTTCGTACGAGGGAACAGTTTCATATGGCACAGGTACTGGAGCTGGAGCGATGGCAATAGTAGACGCCTCGCGCAATATGGAGCTCTACGAAGAGGAAACCGATTCGGAAGTTTATAAGATCGGGATCCACACGCTGCCAGAATTCACTCCGCGTGAAACGCCGGAAGAGATGATGTCTGGTCTTTATGACTACACAACGAACGTTCTAAAACAGATAAATTTCTTTGCATGATCGGCGGCGAACATTCGGTGTCCGCCCCGATCATCAAAGCCCATAACGAGAAATACGAAAACATGAGCGTTCTGCAGATCGACGCCCACGCAGATCTTCGCGACGCATACGACGGAACACCTCACTCTCACGCATCCATCATGGCCCGCGTAGTAAAAGATCTGCGTATCCCAGCGGTCCAGGTTGGCATACGTTCGATCTCTGGTGACGAAGCTCGCTCACTGAAAGAAGATCTGCCTACACGAATATTTTGGAGCGGGACATTGCTGGAAAAACAGACTGGATCGATGAAGCGGTCGATTCCCTTACCGACAATGTATATCTAACCATCGATATTGACGGTCTCGACCCGAGCATAATGCCCACGACCGGCACGCCGGAACCCGGTGGATTAGGCTGGTACGAAACTTTAACCCTGATCCGCAAACTCGCTGAAAAGAAAAGAGTTGTGGGCATGGACCTCGTCGAGTACTCTTACTTTGAAAATTACGACGCTCCGGCATTTCTATGTTCAAAGCTGGTATATAAATCTCTCGCCTACATCTTCAACAATCAGACGCCAAAAGTCTCGACGTAACCGAAATTTGCTCAGTCTTTCGTACATTTATTTTCCGAACAATCCTTTTAGATGATTCGTAGTACACAGTTGCTTGAAGCATATAAAATAAAGCGTAATATTGAAAAATGGCATTCTTTATTTGGAGTATAATTCGATGAATATTAAGAAATTATTTGTAATTGGATCCATCGCATCCGCTGCATTCGCTTCGGGATGCAAAACCAATCTTTTGGCTGGTGGCCAAGAACTACCTGTTGCCAATCAACAGCCGGTCCAGTCTGCACCAGTCGTGGTGGAAGGAATGCGGACGTCATACGCTGACGTTGTTGAGAAAACTTCGCCCGCGGTCGTTCGCATCGAGGCCGATCATAAAGAAAAAGCGTCGCCGAGAACTGAGTTTCCCGGCGGAGACGATTTCTTTAAACAATTCCAGATTCCAATGCCCAGACAAAATCAGCGTCCTCAGATACAGCACGGCCTCGGCTCCGGAGTCGTTGTTGATGCGGGCGGCACGATCCTGACAAACTATCACGTCGTAGAAGGCTCCGATAAGATCACTGTCGCCATGAGCGACAACAAAACCTACGAGGCCAAGATCGTCGGCACCGATCAGCCTAGCGATCTCGCAGTATTAAAGATAGAAGCAACAAATCTTCCCTTTCTCAATCTTGGCAATTCCGACAATGTTCGCGTTGGCGACATCGTTCTCGCGATCGGCAATCCGCTCGGAATCGGCCAGACCGTAACTGCCGGAATCATCTCTGCAAAGGGCCGTCGGACCGGTCTTAGTGACGGCAGCTACGAAGATTTTCTGCAAACCGATGCACCGATAAATAAAGGCAATTCCGGCGGAGCTCTTGTAAACCTTAACGGCGAACTGATAGGCATAAATTCGCAAATTCTATCTGGAGGCTCAGGCGGCGGAAACATCGGCATCGCCTTCTCGATTCCGTCAAACATGGCTAAGTCTGTGATGGAACAGCTGATAAAGGACGGCAAGGTCCGACGCGGCATGCTGGGAATAAATATTCAGGACATTACCGAGGACACTGCTCAGGCATTAGAACTAAAAGACAGAAGCGGTATTCTCGTTAGCGGTGTTAAACCCGGAAGCAGCTGAAAAAGCCGGGATCAAACGTCGTGACATCATCATCGCTATCAATGGCGAAAAGATAGAGACCAGTAATGTTCTACGAAATAAGGTCGCGGGAACACTGCCCGGAACCGATATACAAATCACGGTCGTTCGTGATGGTAAAGAATTAGAACTTACAGCAAATTTGGATGAGTTCGACAATGGTGAGTCAAAGAAATTAGGAACAAATCAGGAAGGCGAAGAGGATAATTCCGGACCGGCAAATCAGAGCGGCAAACTTGGTTTAAGTTTGCAACCAGTAACGCCGCAGATCGCTAAACAACTCGGACTCGATTCCGATTCCGAAGGTGTTGCTGTGACGGAAGTCGATCCGAACGGCCCGGCGGCCGAAGCCGGGATTGATCGCGGTGACGTTATCCTTGAGTTAAATCAAAAACCGGTAAATTCAGTAGCAGATGTTAAATCAGCACTGGGTTCAGCGGAGAGCAAACCCGTCCTCTTGCTGATAATCCGTCGAGGACAGACGATCTACCTCACGGTCAAACCCGAATAGCTGTAAGCTAACAAATGTAGCGAAATGGAAAAACTCCCGGTTCATAATTGAACCGGGAGTTTTATTTTGGTCGGGACGACTGGATTTGAACCAGCGACCTCTCGCACCCCAAGCGACACAAGGGGCTTTTCGTACTTTGTCAAAATCAATCAAAACATCCTAAAATCAACACTTTACACTCTCTGCCTGATTCTCCATGATTCGCCTTGATCCAGGAAAGTGCAACCAACCTGCAACCAACTTTCTCTGTCTTAGCTTGTCAATCTTCGTAGCAAAAACCAACATTTCACACCATATCATAACACTTAGTTCTTTTGCCAACAGACTACGTTATTGTCGAAATCCATGGACCCGGATACACAAGGGAATGAGTAGCTAATATACCATACTTAGTATCTTATTCGCTGAAAGCAAACTAATACATCACTCGTGGGGTCTTATGAGATTTGATGGATCACGATATCGATGGAGCCATTTTCAAACAAAAGGGCTCGACTAGAGCAGTTTCGCTTGAAAACTTTCAGCACTTCCGGAGATCTCGCAAATCGTCGCTTCGATTTCATCGATCTCTTCATCCGTAAGCTGCGGAAATTCGCTTTCCTTTTTACCCTTAGACAAAACTCCACGATAAGGACACCCGCTAATCACGTCTATCGACGATTTCCATTATTTTTGCAGAGCGTCATCAAATATGACCAGAAATCCAAGCTCTTCGCCGAGGTCCCGCCGTATCGTTTCATTAACGCAATGAATTAAGAATTCCGCGAAGGCCATGGGAGACAATGAGTGCGGAAACCTTAAATCACCCAACTTCTTATTGACGTGACAGGTTCGATAACAAAAAGATGCCTTCGAAGCCCCGTATAGATTGAGAAGGAACTGAGAAAGCACCTCGCGGGATCCTTAAACGATTACAGCATTCGCAACCGGGATTACTATTGCCGCTTGCTCAAGTCTGCAATTACTTCTTTGATCCCGGTTCCGGCTATTGTAAAGAGCAACGGGCCCGCTTGTATTGTTACTCTAGTCACCAGCCGGTGATCGGCCATGCCTTTGGTTTTAAAATGGATTTGGGTGCGAGACGCTTGAAAGGCTCCCTTTACGACGTATCCCGCGACAAGCGCGGTCGGGGAATCGATCCCAGCATCTTTGTTCTTCTGTACAATCGTACTCGCCGCTGGAAACGCTCCAGCCGAAGCTGCCGAATTAGTTTGTTGTCTATTACTTGGGCTCGGCTGCGGTTAGGTGTTTTGCGAGTCTGCCGACGGTCAAACCCTGTACTAAAATCGAGAAAGCGACCACGAAATAAGTCAATGCAACCCAGAGGTCTTTGCCGAATTCTGGCCTTAAGGACAAGGCAAGAGCGATGGAGATGCCGCCTCGCAGACCGCCCCAGACGAGCATCAGTATCGTGTGATGTTTTACTTCCACCTTTAGCCGAATGATCTGCGAAGGCAGAAAGATCGAAATATAGCGTGTCAGCAAAACTACCGGAATGGCGATCAGGCCCAGAACGATGAAGCTCGAGGTGAATTTGATCACCAGGAGCTCAAGTCCGATTATGACGAAGAGTAAGGCGTTCAAGACCTCGTCGATAAGTTCCCAAAACTTGTCGATATATTCTTCTGTGATCTCCGACATGGCGTGCTTCTTGCCCTGATTACCGACGATGATCCCGGCGACGACCATAGCCAACGGACCGGAAACGTGAAGATAGTGTGCAAGAGTATAACCGCCCATTACCATCGCGAGTGTCAGAAGTATCTCGACGGAGTAATTGTCGATACTTCTCATCAGCAAATATCCGACATAGCCGATCAAAAGACCGAATAAGAGTCCGCCGATCGCTTCCTGGATAAAAAGCGTTGATACTTCGAAGAATGTCGGGGGAACAGGCTTTTGTGCGATCTCAAGGATGGTCAGGAAAACGACCACTCCGACACCGTCATTGAACAGCGACTCGCCTGTTATCTTCATTTCAAGGTCTTTTGGTACTTTTGCTTGTTTCAAAACGCCTAAGACGCCGATCGGATCTGTAGGTGCTATCAACGAACCGAACAAAAGGCAATGAAGGAAAGGCATGTCGATGTGAAAGAGCGGAAGCAGGTAGAACATCGCTCCACCGATGACAAATGTCGCGATGACCACGCCAAAGGTGGAATAGAGGGTCACGGACCAAAGAACTTTCTTGAGCTCGGAAAACTTAATGTGAATCGCGCCCGCAAACAATAGAAAACTCAACATCGAACCCATCAGGAGTTCAGAAAAGTCAAAGTTGGCTAAAGCAGCGGTGGCTTCGTGGAGAAAGAACGGCGAGATGGTTCCAATGATGATCAAAACGATCGAGCTCAGGAGCGATAGAAACATCAGCCCTATCGTTGAAGGCAGTTTGATGAAGCGATGATTAATGTACGCAAACGCAGCCGCTAAAACGATCAGGATCGAAAATGTATCGAATATCTTCATATATTTGGGCCTAACCCATACGAAAGCCCTGCTTTTTGGGCCAGACCGCTACAAATCGTCATAAATAGACCAGAGTTTCCATTACTTTTCTTTCGGTTGAGTAACTTTGGTAGAAACATCATTTTGGAACGAAGTTAGTACAGTCTCCGTTTTGACGCGAACCTTTATCCAGTCCTCGATCTTCTTTCGATCCGCATCTATGATCGGCTGTTTCGATCTGACTGCGGCGATCCAGACATTCTGGCTACCAGTTTCGTCATGGGTGGCCGCCGGT is a window of Chloracidobacterium sp. DNA encoding:
- a CDS encoding arginase family protein, translated to MIGGEHSVSAPIIKAHNEKYENMSVLQIDAHADLRDAYDGTPHSHASIMARVVKDLRIPAVQVGIRSISGDEARSLKEDLPTRIFWSGTLLEKQTGSMKRSIPLPTMYI
- a CDS encoding arginase family protein; translation: MERDIAGKTDWIDEAVDSLTDNVYLTIDIDGLDPSIMPTTGTPEPGGLGWYETLTLIRKLAEKKRVVGMDLVEYSYFENYDAPAFLCSKLVYKSLAYIFNNQTPKVST
- a CDS encoding trypsin-like peptidase domain-containing protein — translated: MNIKKLFVIGSIASAAFASGCKTNLLAGGQELPVANQQPVQSAPVVVEGMRTSYADVVEKTSPAVVRIEADHKEKASPRTEFPGGDDFFKQFQIPMPRQNQRPQIQHGLGSGVVVDAGGTILTNYHVVEGSDKITVAMSDNKTYEAKIVGTDQPSDLAVLKIEATNLPFLNLGNSDNVRVGDIVLAIGNPLGIGQTVTAGIISAKGRRTGLSDGSYEDFLQTDAPINKGNSGGALVNLNGELIGINSQILSGGSGGGNIGIAFSIPSNMAKSVMEQLIKDGKVRRGMLGINIQDITEDTAQALELKDRSGILVSGVKPGSS
- a CDS encoding PDZ domain-containing protein, with the translated sequence MLNPEAAEKAGIKRRDIIIAINGEKIETSNVLRNKVAGTLPGTDIQITVVRDGKELELTANLDEFDNGESKKLGTNQEGEEDNSGPANQSGKLGLSLQPVTPQIAKQLGLDSDSEGVAVTEVDPNGPAAEAGIDRGDVILELNQKPVNSVADVKSALGSAESKPVLLLIIRRGQTIYLTVKPE
- a CDS encoding sodium:proton antiporter; the protein is MKIFDTFSILIVLAAAFAYINHRFIKLPSTIGLMFLSLLSSIVLIIIGTISPFFLHEATAALANFDFSELLMGSMLSFLLFAGAIHIKFSELKKVLWSVTLYSTFGVVIATFVIGGAMFYLLPLFHIDMPFLHCLLFGSLIAPTDPIGVLGVLKQAKVPKDLEMKITGESLFNDGVGVVVFLTILEIAQKPVPPTFFEVSTLFIQEAIGGLLFGLLIGYVGYLLMRSIDNYSVEILLTLAMVMGGYTLAHYLHVSGPLAMVVAGIIVGNQGKKHAMSEITEEYIDKFWELIDEVLNALLFVIIGLELLVIKFTSSFIVLGLIAIPVVLLTRYISIFLPSQIIRLKVEVKHHTILMLVWGGLRGGISIALALSLRPEFGKDLWVALTYFVVAFSILVQGLTVGRLAKHLTAAEPK
- a CDS encoding deoxyhypusine synthase family protein, which gives rise to MPIDRDRSVAGLLEKMEGAGFGAKQLAEAHRIWLDMLDDNSTIYLCGSGNLITSGMRRLIAYVIKNRFVDVIVMSGTVLYNDIHEILGRSHYQAHPNMSDEDLEAADIRRVGDVIANREEYQEADEWIGSVINQLELSRSYSIREFLHLMGRELSEIAHEDGILTSAFKSRIPVFCPDLPGSEIAIGIARAKFEKKIQIAFDTTQDSMELMQIAHKTRHSALISLGSTQSHNMLNVAEISSYITRTNPRGHKYAISIATDSATLDARMPSFGGSHTSAFGKLVRGATTANVTCDPSIALPMIITALSQTAAKFMKGRKRPTFSFSGKDMNIDVP
- a CDS encoding prepilin-type N-terminal cleavage/methylation domain-containing protein yields the protein MKKSSEQGFSLIELLIVVVIIGIVAALAVPFLQKAVRASENGNTFASMRTISSTQVGFFQRTGRFGRLTEINSLLGNGLGTPSGNDLVRGKFLFTLEETADTQLRDRYTIVATRQVTGEGQVYQYRITQSGVIEQLQP
- a CDS encoding arginase family protein, whose amino-acid sequence is MILRVLVLPVSYEGTVSYGTGTGAGAMAIVDASRNMELYEEETDSEVYKIGIHTLPEFTPRETPEEMMSGLYDYTTNVLKQINFFA